A region from the Benincasa hispida cultivar B227 chromosome 12, ASM972705v1, whole genome shotgun sequence genome encodes:
- the LOC120067003 gene encoding UDP-glycosyltransferase TURAN isoform X3, whose product MMEETSRKGKGGRACVVVLGDLGRSPRMQYQALSLACQANLEVDIVAYGGSQPHSALLEHKSIHVHTMTPWPKFLQNLPWIFRPVTLLLKPLIQFLMLLWFLIVRIHSPAFFIVQNPPSVPTLIAVKWVSVLKRSAFIIDWHNFGHTLLALSLGRNNSFVAVYRWIEKHFGKMADGSFCVTKAMQHELAENWDIKATVFYDQPPGFFHVASLQEKHELFCRLHNNIIQPLGLQDCVSYGARMLGHEHQETLLTRLVDKDIFLKQNRSAVVVSSTSWTPDEDFSILLEAAVMYDRRVAAILNEDDSISDEFIWKENYDEKQCLYPRLLFIITGKGPDRQKYEDKISKLHLKRVAFRTMWLSAEDYPLLLGSADLGVCLHTSSSGLDLPMKVVDMFGCGLPVCAVSYSCINELVKVGENGLLFSSSSELADELLMLFRGFPNECNALHSLKNSTIEMGSRRWSTEWEEHAKPLISQVIAQYQD is encoded by the exons ATGATGGAGGAGACCAGCAGGAAAGGGAAGGGAGGCCGAGCTTGTGTAGTTGTTCTTGGTGATCTTGGTCGAAGTCCTCGCATGCAGTATCAAGCTCTTTCTCTTGCCTGCCAG GCAAATTTGGAGGTGGACATTGTTGCTTATGGAG GCTCTCAGCCCCACTCTGCACTTCTAGAGCACAAATCTATTCATGTTCATACCATG ACACCGTGGCCAAAATTCCTTCAAAATCTGCCATGGATATTCCGGCCTGTAACACTACTGCTCAAGCCACTCATTCAGTTTCTTATGCTTCTTTGGTTCCTTATTGTTAGAATTCATTCACCTGCCTTCTTCATTGTGCAG AATCCTCCTTCTGTTCCAACATTAATTGCTGTAAAATGGGTTAGTGTTCTAAAGCGGTCTGCATTTATCATTGATTGGCATAATTTTGGTCATACTTTGCTTGCCCTATCCCTAGGAAGAAACAACAGTTTTGTTGCAGTATACCGTTG GATTGAAAAGCATTTTGGGAAGATGGCAGATGGCTCCTTTTGTGTCACGAAGGCAATGCAACATGAATTGGCTGAAAACTGGGATATCAA AGCCACCGTTTTCTATGATCAACCTCCAGGGTTCTTCCACGTTGCTTCACTCCAGGAAAAACATGAG TTGTTTTGTAGgctacataataatataattcaaCCTCTTGGTCTTCAAGATTGTGTTAGCTATG GTGCAAGAATGTTAGGTCATGAGCATCAGGAGACATTGTTAACACGCCTGGTGGACAAGGATATTTTCTTGAAGCAAAACAGATCTGCAGTTGTTGTGAGCAGCACAAGCTG GACTCCAGATGAAGATTTTAGTATCCTTTTAGAAGCTGCAGTCATGTATGATAGGCGTGTTGCTGCAATTCTAAATGAGGATGATTCAATTTCTGACGAATTTATCTGGAAAGAAAACTATGATGAAAAGCAATGTTTATACCCTAGGTTATTATTCATAATTACTG GTAAAGGGCCTGACAGACAAAAGTATGAAGATAAGATCAGTAAATTACACCTTAAACGTGTGGCATTTCGTACAATGTGGCTGTCTGCAGAGGATTACCCATTACTTCTCG GATCAGCAGATTTGGGTGTTTGTTTGCATACTTCTTCATCAGGCTTAGACCTCCCGATGAAG GTTGTTGATATGTTTGGTTGTGGGCTTCCCGTCTGCGCGGTTTCCTACTCTTG CATCAACGAACTTGTCAAAGTAGGGGAAAATGGTCTGCTCTTTTCATCATCTTCAGAGCTAGCAGATGAACTATTG ATGCTTTTCAGAGGATTTCCTAACGAATGCAATGCTTTGCATTCACTAAAAAACAGCACAATAGAAATGGGTTCTCGTAGGTGGTCTACTGAGTGGGAGGAGCATGCTAAACCCTTAATATCTCAG GTTATAGCTCAATACCAGGATTAA
- the LOC120067003 gene encoding UDP-glycosyltransferase TURAN isoform X2 — translation MMEETSRKGKGGRACVVVLGDLGRSPRMQYQALSLACQANLEVDIVAYGGSQPHSALLEHKSIHVHTMTPWPKFLQNLPWIFRPVTLLLKPLIQFLMLLWFLIVRIHSPAFFIVQNPPSVPTLIAVKWVSVLKRSAFIIDWHNFGHTLLALSLGRNNSFVAVYRWIEKHFGKMADGSFCVTKAMQHELAENWDIKATVFYDQPPGFFHVASLQEKHELFCRLHNNIIQPLGLQDCVSYVGARMLGHEHQETLLTRLVDKDIFLKQNRSAVVVSSTSWTPDEDFSILLEAAVMYDRRVAAILNEDDSISDEFIWKENYDEKQCLYPRLLFIITGKGPDRQKYEDKISKLHLKRVAFRTMWLSAEDYPLLLGSADLGVCLHTSSSGLDLPMKVVDMFGCGLPVCAVSYSCINELVKVGENGLLFSSSSELADELLMLFRGFPNECNALHSLKNSTIEMGSRRWSTEWEEHAKPLISQVIAQYQD, via the exons ATGATGGAGGAGACCAGCAGGAAAGGGAAGGGAGGCCGAGCTTGTGTAGTTGTTCTTGGTGATCTTGGTCGAAGTCCTCGCATGCAGTATCAAGCTCTTTCTCTTGCCTGCCAG GCAAATTTGGAGGTGGACATTGTTGCTTATGGAG GCTCTCAGCCCCACTCTGCACTTCTAGAGCACAAATCTATTCATGTTCATACCATG ACACCGTGGCCAAAATTCCTTCAAAATCTGCCATGGATATTCCGGCCTGTAACACTACTGCTCAAGCCACTCATTCAGTTTCTTATGCTTCTTTGGTTCCTTATTGTTAGAATTCATTCACCTGCCTTCTTCATTGTGCAG AATCCTCCTTCTGTTCCAACATTAATTGCTGTAAAATGGGTTAGTGTTCTAAAGCGGTCTGCATTTATCATTGATTGGCATAATTTTGGTCATACTTTGCTTGCCCTATCCCTAGGAAGAAACAACAGTTTTGTTGCAGTATACCGTTG GATTGAAAAGCATTTTGGGAAGATGGCAGATGGCTCCTTTTGTGTCACGAAGGCAATGCAACATGAATTGGCTGAAAACTGGGATATCAA AGCCACCGTTTTCTATGATCAACCTCCAGGGTTCTTCCACGTTGCTTCACTCCAGGAAAAACATGAG TTGTTTTGTAGgctacataataatataattcaaCCTCTTGGTCTTCAAGATTGTGTTAGCTATG TAGGTGCAAGAATGTTAGGTCATGAGCATCAGGAGACATTGTTAACACGCCTGGTGGACAAGGATATTTTCTTGAAGCAAAACAGATCTGCAGTTGTTGTGAGCAGCACAAGCTG GACTCCAGATGAAGATTTTAGTATCCTTTTAGAAGCTGCAGTCATGTATGATAGGCGTGTTGCTGCAATTCTAAATGAGGATGATTCAATTTCTGACGAATTTATCTGGAAAGAAAACTATGATGAAAAGCAATGTTTATACCCTAGGTTATTATTCATAATTACTG GTAAAGGGCCTGACAGACAAAAGTATGAAGATAAGATCAGTAAATTACACCTTAAACGTGTGGCATTTCGTACAATGTGGCTGTCTGCAGAGGATTACCCATTACTTCTCG GATCAGCAGATTTGGGTGTTTGTTTGCATACTTCTTCATCAGGCTTAGACCTCCCGATGAAG GTTGTTGATATGTTTGGTTGTGGGCTTCCCGTCTGCGCGGTTTCCTACTCTTG CATCAACGAACTTGTCAAAGTAGGGGAAAATGGTCTGCTCTTTTCATCATCTTCAGAGCTAGCAGATGAACTATTG ATGCTTTTCAGAGGATTTCCTAACGAATGCAATGCTTTGCATTCACTAAAAAACAGCACAATAGAAATGGGTTCTCGTAGGTGGTCTACTGAGTGGGAGGAGCATGCTAAACCCTTAATATCTCAG GTTATAGCTCAATACCAGGATTAA
- the LOC120067003 gene encoding UDP-glycosyltransferase TURAN isoform X4 produces the protein METPWPKFLQNLPWIFRPVTLLLKPLIQFLMLLWFLIVRIHSPAFFIVQNPPSVPTLIAVKWVSVLKRSAFIIDWHNFGHTLLALSLGRNNSFVAVYRWIEKHFGKMADGSFCVTKAMQHELAENWDIKATVFYDQPPGFFHVASLQEKHELFCRLHNNIIQPLGLQDCVSYVGARMLGHEHQETLLTRLVDKDIFLKQNRSAVVVSSTSWTPDEDFSILLEAAVMYDRRVAAILNEDDSISDEFIWKENYDEKQCLYPRLLFIITGKGPDRQKYEDKISKLHLKRVAFRTMWLSAEDYPLLLGSADLGVCLHTSSSGLDLPMKVVDMFGCGLPVCAVSYSCINELVKVGENGLLFSSSSELADELLMLFRGFPNECNALHSLKNSTIEMGSRRWSTEWEEHAKPLISQVIAQYQD, from the exons ATGGAG ACACCGTGGCCAAAATTCCTTCAAAATCTGCCATGGATATTCCGGCCTGTAACACTACTGCTCAAGCCACTCATTCAGTTTCTTATGCTTCTTTGGTTCCTTATTGTTAGAATTCATTCACCTGCCTTCTTCATTGTGCAG AATCCTCCTTCTGTTCCAACATTAATTGCTGTAAAATGGGTTAGTGTTCTAAAGCGGTCTGCATTTATCATTGATTGGCATAATTTTGGTCATACTTTGCTTGCCCTATCCCTAGGAAGAAACAACAGTTTTGTTGCAGTATACCGTTG GATTGAAAAGCATTTTGGGAAGATGGCAGATGGCTCCTTTTGTGTCACGAAGGCAATGCAACATGAATTGGCTGAAAACTGGGATATCAA AGCCACCGTTTTCTATGATCAACCTCCAGGGTTCTTCCACGTTGCTTCACTCCAGGAAAAACATGAG TTGTTTTGTAGgctacataataatataattcaaCCTCTTGGTCTTCAAGATTGTGTTAGCTATG TAGGTGCAAGAATGTTAGGTCATGAGCATCAGGAGACATTGTTAACACGCCTGGTGGACAAGGATATTTTCTTGAAGCAAAACAGATCTGCAGTTGTTGTGAGCAGCACAAGCTG GACTCCAGATGAAGATTTTAGTATCCTTTTAGAAGCTGCAGTCATGTATGATAGGCGTGTTGCTGCAATTCTAAATGAGGATGATTCAATTTCTGACGAATTTATCTGGAAAGAAAACTATGATGAAAAGCAATGTTTATACCCTAGGTTATTATTCATAATTACTG GTAAAGGGCCTGACAGACAAAAGTATGAAGATAAGATCAGTAAATTACACCTTAAACGTGTGGCATTTCGTACAATGTGGCTGTCTGCAGAGGATTACCCATTACTTCTCG GATCAGCAGATTTGGGTGTTTGTTTGCATACTTCTTCATCAGGCTTAGACCTCCCGATGAAG GTTGTTGATATGTTTGGTTGTGGGCTTCCCGTCTGCGCGGTTTCCTACTCTTG CATCAACGAACTTGTCAAAGTAGGGGAAAATGGTCTGCTCTTTTCATCATCTTCAGAGCTAGCAGATGAACTATTG ATGCTTTTCAGAGGATTTCCTAACGAATGCAATGCTTTGCATTCACTAAAAAACAGCACAATAGAAATGGGTTCTCGTAGGTGGTCTACTGAGTGGGAGGAGCATGCTAAACCCTTAATATCTCAG GTTATAGCTCAATACCAGGATTAA
- the LOC120067003 gene encoding pentatricopeptide repeat-containing protein At5g08305 isoform X1, with the protein MLNATSFCKTAFLNQTLISLLDGCKSIFELKRIHALLFTLGISQDDTIKSKLLSFSALSPARDLDYSYKVLLNLLNPTTFNWNTLIRGFSNTKNPNPSITVFIKMLRNGVSPDYLTYPFLVKATAKLLNRELGMAVHVHVVKSGHEIDKFIQNSLIHMYASCRDIVSARKVFDEMPTKNLVSWNAMLDGYAKCGDLNMAREVFNLMPDRDVVSWSSLIDGYVKGGVYGEAMALFERMRFGELMANEVTLVSVLCACAHLGALEYGRKMHHYIVENELPLTIVLQTSLVDMYAKCGAIHEALTVFRACSPQQADVLIWNAIIGGLATHGLIKESVDLFFEMQMVGIVPDEITYLCLLSCCAHGGLVEEAWYFFDCLHKHGMIPKVEHYACMVDALSRAGQVLEAYQFLCQMPVQATSSMLGALLSGCMKHGKLDLAKVVGRRLVELDPNHDGRYVGLSNIYAADKRWDDAKNIREAMERRGVKKSPGFSFIEVFGIHHRFIAHDKTHSDSKQIYMMLNLIIDQMKPIEDYVNQGCCFYDIINVS; encoded by the coding sequence ATGTTGAACGCAACTTCCTTCTGCaaaactgcctttctgaatCAAACTCTAATCTCACTTCTCGACGGGTGCAAATCAATATTTGAACTCAAGAGAATCCATGCTCTACTTTTCACTTTAGGCATCTCTCAAGATGACACCATCAAATCCAAACTTCTCTCCTTCTCTGCACTCTCCCCTGCTAGGGATCTCGATTACTCGTATAAGGTGCTATTAAATCTTCTGAACCCTACAACCTTCAATTGGAACACTCTCATACGGGGGTTTTCAAATACCAAAAACCCAAATCCTTCAATCACAGTCTTCATCAAAATGCTGCGAAATGGGGTCTCCCCTGATTACTTGACATACCCTTTTTTGGTGAAGGCGACTGCCAAATTGTTGAATCGGGAGCTTGGGATGGCGGTGCATGTTCATGTTGTTAAATCTGGGCATGAGATTGACAAATTCATACAAAACTCATTGATTCACATGTATGCCTCTTGTAGAGATATTGTATCTGCACGCAAGGTGTTCGATGAAATGCCAACGAAGAATTTGGTGTCTTGGAATGCCATGTTGGATGGATATGCCAAATGTGGGGATTTGAATATGGCTAGGGAGGTGTTTAATTTAATGCCTGATAGGGATGTTGTTTCATGGAGCTCTTTGATCGATGGGTATGTTAAAGGTGGGGTATATGGGGAGGCCATGGCCCTTTTTGAGCGCATGCGCTTTGGTGAACTCATGGCGAATGAGGTGACTTTGGTGAGTGTTTTGTGTGCTTGTGCCCATTTGGGGGCACTTGAATATGGGAGGAAGATGCACCATTATATAGTTGAGAATGAGTTGCCATTGACAATTGTGCTGCAAACATCTCTAGTTGACATGTATGCTAAATGTGGTGCAATACATGAAGCTTTGACTGTCTTTCGTGCATGTTCACCACAACAGGCTGATGTTCTAATATGGAATGCTATAATTGGAGGTTTGGCAACACATGGGTTGATTAAAGAGTCCGTGGACTTGTTTTTTGAGATGCAAATGGTTGGGATTGTGCCAGATGAGATCACATACTTGTGCTTGTTAAGTTGTTGTGCTCATGGGGGATTGGTGGAAGAGGCTTGGTATTTCTTTGATTGCCTTCATAAACATGGTATGATTCCAAAGGTTGAGCATTATGCTTGTATGGTAGATGCCTTATCACGAGCTGGTCAGGTATTAGAGGCATATCAATTCTTGTGTCAAATGCCTGTCCAAGCAACGTCTTCCATGTTAGGTGCGCTCCTTAGTGGCTGCATGAAACATGGCAAACTAGACCTTGCAAAAGTAGTAGGAaggaggcttgttgagttagatCCAAATCATGATGGTAGATATGTTGGCTTATCGAATATATATGCTGCTGATAAGCGTTGGGATGATGCCAAAAACATTAGAGAAGCTATGGAAAGGAGGGGAGTGAAAAAATCTCCTGGTTTTAGTTTCATTGAAGTATTTGGAATCCATCATCGATTCATAGCACATGATAAAACACATAGTGATTCCAAGCAGATTTACATGATGCTGAActtaattatagatcaaatGAAACCCATTGAAGATTATGTAAATCAAGGGTGTTGTTTCTATGACATCATAAATGTCTCTTGA